A region from the Papio anubis isolate 15944 chromosome 6, Panubis1.0, whole genome shotgun sequence genome encodes:
- the MRPS10 gene encoding 28S ribosomal protein S10, mitochondrial isoform X1 — MAARTVFGAVCRRLWQGLGNFSVNSSKGDTVKNGGFLLSTNMKWVQFSNLHVDVPKDLTKPVITISDEPDTLYKRLSVLVKGHDKAVLDSYEYFAVLAAKELGISIKVHEPPRKIERFTLLKSVHIYKKHRVQYEMRTLYRCLELEHLTGSTADVYLEYIQRNLPEGVAMEVTKTQLEQLPEHIKEPIWETLSEEKEESKS; from the exons ATGGCGGCGCGGACAGTGTTCGGGGCCGTGTGCCGGCGCCTCTGGCAG ggatTGGGGAATTTTTCTGTAAACAGTTCTAAGGGCGATACAGTCAAAAATGGTGGCTTTCTTCT CAGTACCAATATGAAGTGGGTACAGTTTTCAAACCTACATGTTGATGTTCCAAAGGATTTGACCAAACCTGTG ATAACGATCTCTGATGAACCAGACACATTATATAAGCGCCTGTCGGTTTTAGTGAAAGGTCACGATAAGGCTGTATTGGACAGTTATGAATATTTTGCTGTGCTTGCTGCTAAAGAACTTGGTATCTCTATTAAAGT ACACGAACCCCCAAGGAAAATAGAGCGATTTACTCTACTCAAATCAGTGCATATTTACAAGAAGCACAGAGTTCAGTATGAAATGAGAACACTTTACAGATGTTTAGAG TTAGAACATCTAACTGGAAGCACAGCAGATGTCTACTTGGAATATATTCAGCGAAACTTACCTGAAGGGGTTGCCATGGAAGTAACAAAG acaCAGTTAGAACAGTTACCAGAACACATCAAGGAGCCAATCTGGGAAACActatcagaagaaaaagaagaaagcaagtcaTAA
- the MRPS10 gene encoding 28S ribosomal protein S10, mitochondrial isoform X2 produces the protein MAARTVFGAVCRRLWQGLGNFSVNSSKGDTVKNGGFLLTNMKWVQFSNLHVDVPKDLTKPVITISDEPDTLYKRLSVLVKGHDKAVLDSYEYFAVLAAKELGISIKVHEPPRKIERFTLLKSVHIYKKHRVQYEMRTLYRCLELEHLTGSTADVYLEYIQRNLPEGVAMEVTKTQLEQLPEHIKEPIWETLSEEKEESKS, from the exons ATGGCGGCGCGGACAGTGTTCGGGGCCGTGTGCCGGCGCCTCTGGCAG ggatTGGGGAATTTTTCTGTAAACAGTTCTAAGGGCGATACAGTCAAAAATGGTGGCTTTCTTCT TACCAATATGAAGTGGGTACAGTTTTCAAACCTACATGTTGATGTTCCAAAGGATTTGACCAAACCTGTG ATAACGATCTCTGATGAACCAGACACATTATATAAGCGCCTGTCGGTTTTAGTGAAAGGTCACGATAAGGCTGTATTGGACAGTTATGAATATTTTGCTGTGCTTGCTGCTAAAGAACTTGGTATCTCTATTAAAGT ACACGAACCCCCAAGGAAAATAGAGCGATTTACTCTACTCAAATCAGTGCATATTTACAAGAAGCACAGAGTTCAGTATGAAATGAGAACACTTTACAGATGTTTAGAG TTAGAACATCTAACTGGAAGCACAGCAGATGTCTACTTGGAATATATTCAGCGAAACTTACCTGAAGGGGTTGCCATGGAAGTAACAAAG acaCAGTTAGAACAGTTACCAGAACACATCAAGGAGCCAATCTGGGAAACActatcagaagaaaaagaagaaagcaagtcaTAA